In a genomic window of Streptococcus oralis subsp. tigurinus:
- a CDS encoding FAD:protein FMN transferase: MPLHSRSERLMGTTITISLVDERAEILLQGAFDLLKELEYRFNANSQESELMEINYQAGITPVKVHPDLFELIALGLEHSLAPSSHLNISIGPLIQTWRIGFADARLPELNEIEAVLPLVDPHFIKLDPTNSTVFLEKKGMKLDLGCLAKGYSADKVAQYLKEHGVTSALINLGGNILTIGNNQAKEGKAWQIGIQDPRNPRGNHLLTIPVSNKSVVTSGIYERHLTVDGKDYHHIFDSETGFPVDTNLASLTIVSDKSVDGEIWTTRLFGERSASILWQVESIDGIEAILIDKEGRLVCSSGLQNCIM; the protein is encoded by the coding sequence ATCCTGCTTCAGGGCGCTTTTGACTTGCTTAAGGAGCTCGAATACCGCTTCAACGCCAATAGTCAAGAATCCGAACTGATGGAAATCAACTACCAGGCTGGAATCACACCTGTTAAGGTTCATCCTGACCTGTTTGAACTGATTGCTCTTGGACTAGAGCACAGCCTAGCTCCCTCTAGCCATCTAAATATCAGTATCGGTCCCTTGATTCAAACCTGGCGAATCGGATTTGCAGATGCGCGACTTCCAGAGTTAAACGAAATTGAAGCTGTCTTGCCACTAGTTGACCCACATTTTATCAAGTTAGATCCGACTAACTCTACTGTCTTTTTAGAGAAGAAAGGAATGAAGCTTGATTTAGGTTGTTTAGCCAAGGGCTATAGTGCAGATAAGGTTGCCCAGTATTTGAAAGAACACGGTGTCACCTCTGCCCTGATCAATCTCGGAGGAAATATTCTCACCATCGGGAACAATCAAGCCAAAGAAGGGAAAGCCTGGCAGATTGGGATTCAAGATCCGCGAAATCCTCGTGGCAATCATCTCCTGACTATTCCTGTGTCTAACAAATCCGTTGTCACTTCAGGTATCTATGAACGCCACCTGACAGTAGATGGAAAAGACTATCACCATATCTTTGATAGTGAGACAGGATTCCCTGTCGATACCAATCTTGCTAGCCTAACGATTGTCTCTGATAAATCCGTTGATGGTGAGATATGGACAACGCGCCTTTTCGGAGAACGAAGCGCTTCTATCCTCTGGCAAGTCGAAAGTATAGATGGTATTGAAGCCATCCTCATCGACAAAGAGGGACGCCTTGTATGTTCTTCAGGCCTTCAAAATTGTATTATGTAA